In a single window of the Salvelinus alpinus chromosome 15, SLU_Salpinus.1, whole genome shotgun sequence genome:
- the LOC139539322 gene encoding keratin-associated protein 6-2-like yields MDYSTDYSTVYSTVYSTAYSTVYSTVYSTDYSSVYSTVYSTVYSTVYSTDYSTVYSTDSSTDSSTDSSTDSSIDSSTVYGTVYGIDYGTDYGTDYGTDYGTVYGTVYGTVYGTVYGTVYGTVYGTVYGTVYGTVYGTVYGTVYVKSTQIQ; encoded by the coding sequence ATGGACTACAGCACAGACTACAGCACAGTCTACAGCACGGTCTACAGCACAGCCTACAGCACAGTCTACAGCACAGTCTACAGCACAGACTACAGCAGTGTCTACAGCACAGTCTACAGCACAGTCTACAGCACAGTCTACAGCACAGACTACAGCACAGTCTACAGCACAGACTCCAGCACAGACTCCAGCACAGACTCCAGCACAGACTCCAGCATAGACTCCAGCACAGTCTACGGCACAGTCTACGGCATAGACTACGGCACAGACTACGGCACAGACTACGGCACAGACTACGGCACAGTCTACGGCACAGTCTACGGCACTGTCTACGGCACTGTCTACGGCACTGTCTACGGAACAGTCTACGGCACTGTCTACGGCACTGTCTACGGCACAGTCTACGGCACAGTCTACGGCACAGTCTACGTCAAGTCAACTCAAATACAGTGA